From the genome of Latilactobacillus curvatus JCM 1096 = DSM 20019:
CTTCCTTTTCACTCTCTTGTGTTACCGGTGGGTTAAAATAGTGTTTCCGACAAACGGGGTAGTATGCTTCGTTGCCCCCGATTTGAATCTGTTCACCCGTATAAACCGGTTTGCCATCGTTCATTCGCAAGTTCATAATCGCTTTTTTGCGACAGAACCAACAGATGGTCTTCATTTCTTCAATCTTATTGGCAAATAGCAATAAGTATTTCGAGCCTTCGAATAATTCATTCTTAAAATCATTCTTCAACCCAAACGCCATCACTGGGATATTCAAATCATCAACGACCTGCGCCGCTTCGATTACGTGATGCCGTTCTAAAAATTGTGATTCATCAATCAAGACACACGCTGCATCCGGATTAGTCGATTGTACCAACTCAAAGATATTCGTATCCGAGAAAATCGGTGTCGCCTCACGTTTGAGCCCAATCCGACTTGAAACAATCCCCACCCCGTCGCGATTATCAATCCCACTCGTCAGGATGATCACTGATTTATTCTGCTCTTCATAATTGTGTGCGACTTTTAAAATTTCAACCGACTTACCACTATTCATTGCACCATATCTAAAAAATAATTGCGCCACTCTCAAACACCCCTATGTTAAGCACATTTTAATCTAGTATACCTGAAAATCAGCGAGGCAACAATATTCGCCACTATTAAATTCTAAAGTTTCCCTTATTTTATTTGCAGATGCGTTTTTATATCGTCCAAATTGAGAATTTATGCTATGATTATGAACATTGAAAGGGTGGCAAGCATGACAATTAAAAGCTCATTTGCAATTACAGCAGGACGTTTTTCATATTGGTATTTACATACCTTTATGAAAGGTGGCAGCTCCCTCCCCGGGAAAATCGCAACCAAGTTCGATCCTGCTGTGTTAAAGCAGTTAACCAAGAACTACGACGTGATTATCATTACCGGTACCAATGGTAAAACATTAACGACCGCACTCACTGTGCAGACGTTGAAGCAAAAATACGATCATATCATGACCAATTCGAGTGGCTCGAACATGATGCAAGGGTTGACCACCGCCTTTTTAGCAGATCATCCTCAAAAAGGACAACGGCAATTGGCCGTCCTCGAAGTCGATGAAGCCAATGTGGAACCCCTTTGTCACTACATCAAGCCCAAAGCGATTGTGATGACGAATATTTTCCGTGATCAGATGGATCGTTTCGGCGAAATCTACACGACTTATAATATGATTCTAGCGGGCGTCAAACTCGTTCCTGAGGCAACCCTCATTATGAACGCTGACTTGCCTCTCTTTTCATCGGTTGAACTTCCTAATCCAAAGATTTATTACGGATTCAACCACTTACCAGATGGCGAAATGATGGCTCCAAGCAACACAGACGGCGTTTTGTGCCCCGTTTGTGATCACATCATTCATTACAAATTCATCAGTTATGCCAGCCAAGGGAAGTTTTACTGCCCTAATTGTGGCTACCAACGACCTGAATTAGACGAAGCAGTCACTGCCATCAATCAGATGCACCCCACAAATTCACACTTTGAAATTAACAACGAACCGTTTGAAATTTCAATTGGCGGCATGTACAACATCTATAACGCACTTGCAGCCTATAGTGTCGGTCGATTCTTTGATATTCCAGTGAAAGCAATTCAAAAGGCCTTCACTGAAGACAAACGAATCTTTGGCCGTCAAGAAGTCATTCAATTAAAAGACAAAGCGGTCACATTGGTACTCGTTAAAAATCCGGTTGGCTTAAACCAAGTCTTACAAATGATCAGTTCTGATCCAGAAGACTTTTCACTCGCAATGTTGCTTAATGCTAACTATGCCGATGGAATTGATACGAGTTGGATTTGGGATGGCGAGTTTGAAGACTTACTCAAACACAACATTCCAACCGTGATTACCGGTGGCGAACGCGGTGACGATATCGCTTTCCGGCTAAAAGTAGCTGGTGTCACGGCAGATCAATTACACGAAACTAAAGAACTCGATGCAACGATGGCAGCCATTGAAGCAGCCCCAACCAAACATGTTTATGTATTAGCAACTTATACCGCTGTTTTACAACTACGTAAGAAGCTGGCAGCTGCCAATTATATTAAGAAAGGACTATCAGTATGACCCAGACATTAAGAATTTGTCATCTATACGGCAATTTAATGAACACATATGGTGATCTTGGTAATATTTTAGTCCTTGATTACTATGCCAAAAAAGTTGGCATTCAAACTGAAACAGAAGTCATTAGTATCGGTCAAGATTTCGATGCAAGTCGTTACGATATCGTTCTCTTCGGCGGTGGCCAAGACTTCGAACAAAAAATCATCTCAGAAGACCTCAACGACAAAAAAGCAGCCCTCACCGAATACATTGAAAACTGTGGTGTTATGCTTGCCATCTGTGGTGGTTATCAATTATTAGGTCACTACTATATTGGCGCAAACGGCGACAAGATTCCTGGAATCGGCGCACTTGATCATTACACATTGAGCCAAGATAACAATCGTTTTATCGGTGATATTGTCATCGAAAACCGTGAGTTTAACGAAACCTACCTCGGTTTTGAAAATCACAACGGCAGGACTTTCTTGGGCAAGGATGAAAAACCACTTGGTTACATCAAACGTGGTCACGGCAACAATGGTGATGACGGCACCGAAGGTTGTGTTTATAAAAACACATTTGGTTCATACTTCCATGGTCCAATTCTCACGCACAACGGTGTTTTAGCCAAACGACTTTTATCGATTGCGGTTAGCCGGCGTTTTCCAGAATTTGATTTACAACAAATCGCTGACTTACCACTCGAAGAATCACGTTACCAAGTCGATGCAGCCGGCGTCAAACGCGTCCAAAATTAACAAATCAAAAAGTCGACCATTATGCGGTCGACTTTTTTGATGTCTTAATCATTTCGCAAGAAAAAATACACTTTTTATTCATAAAATGATAATCGTTTCACAATACTTGCTCGGTATACTGACTTTAACCTATAAAAAGGAGCGAATCATTATGTTAAATCAAATGCCAGCAGTCGAGTCCGTTCAAATTAATCGGATTGAAAATCATGATAAAGTTTTCGCAACCACTGAAAGTGGTCAAGAAATCGAATTACATATTACCGACCAACAAAAAAAGGACCGCCTCTTCTGGGAATCCCTCATCAATATCCTCCGCGCTGAATTGTGGTTACCCCTGCAAAAGAGAACCCACGAACTACTCCAAAACGACTGGCTAACGGTCGATGGCTAACGTGTGGCTCTGGGTTCGGATGACTTACAGAACACGTTTAAACGATCAGAATACAACTATCCAAAAGGGCGCTAACAAAAATATTGTTACCGCCCTTTTGCATATCAATGTTTCGTTTTTTAGCGTTGCCCTGTCCACTCCGCTAAATACTGATCCACAAACTGGTGCATGAAATCCGTTCGCGCTTGCGCGATTTCGCGCGCTGCCTGTGTGTTCATCGTTGCTGCCAATTTAAATAATTTCTCATAAAAATGGTTAATCACGGTAGACGGTTCGCGATAGTTTTCCTTTGTCAATTCCGCCCGTGGTTGAATCTCAGGATCATAAGCAACCCCATCGTGTGCGCCACCATACATGAAGGTCCGCCCAATCCCAATCGCGCCGATTGCATCTAACCGATCCGCATCTTGAACGATTTGCCCTTCTAAACTTAGCGTTTGGTGTTGATTGAGATTTTTCGAAAAGGACATGTGGTCGATAATATCAAAAATTGCCGTTTGTTGGCCATCTTGTATGCCGTTTTCGGTTAGTTTAGTTTTTACCTTTTGTCGAGCCTGTTCAACATCAGTCGCGATTTTTTCATCAATCACATCATGCAATAAGGCCGCCAAGATAATCGTTGTTAGGTCCGCAGCTAACTCTTTTTGCTGAATTAAACGGGCATTATTCACGACCCGTTGAATGTGATCGAATCCATGACCGCTGTGTTCTGCTGCCAATTCCGTTCGTACAAATTGTTCAATTGCTTCGATTTGTCTTTGCATACTTGTCATCCTACTCTTTTAATCATTAAAAAAAATTGCAACCACGGCTGCGGTTGCAATTGGTTATATTCAGTTTACTTATTACCCGGTTCTGACGCAATAATTTGCATGTCACCTTTTAAGTCCCATGACTTAATATCAAATGGTAACACAAAATGCATATTCTTGTGAATTGGGTAAGTTTGCCCATCGGCAATCAGTTCGCCTTCACCATCGACCACGGAGACTAAAGTATAGGGTGCCGTTGTCCGATCAAAGTGTAAGTCGCCCTTCACTAACCATTGGTAAACACTGAAAAATGGTGACATTGGTGGTTGCACATAAGTCGTGATTGTTGAATCTCCAACATGTTCTGTTTGAATATTCAAAACGGGATCTTGATGCGGCACAATCGTCGTATCAATTGATTGCTTCAAGTGTAGTTCGCGTTTTTCGCCCGTCTTAGCATCAACCCGATCATAATCGTATAACCGATATGTTGTATCACTACTTTGTTGGGTTTCAAGCGCCATAATCCCTTTGTTCAATGCGTGAATCGTGCCACTTGGGACGTAGAAAAAGTCACCAGTCTTAACGGGCACTTTGCGGAGTAAATCATCC
Proteins encoded in this window:
- the manA gene encoding mannose-6-phosphate isomerase, class I; its protein translation is MTEPLFLKPVFQEKIWGGRKLAEAFDYDLPDGDIGECWAISAHPHGPSTIENGPLKGLTLDQAWATHREYFGNAEGKVFPLLTKILDAEASLSVQVHPDDAYAAAHEGPTELGKTECWYILDAEPGAYLIYGHHAKTKAELTAMIEAGKWDDLLRKVPVKTGDFFYVPSGTIHALNKGIMALETQQSSDTTYRLYDYDRVDAKTGEKRELHLKQSIDTTIVPHQDPVLNIQTEHVGDSTITTYVQPPMSPFFSVYQWLVKGDLHFDRTTAPYTLVSVVDGEGELIADGQTYPIHKNMHFVLPFDIKSWDLKGDMQIIASEPGNK
- a CDS encoding thymidine kinase — protein: MAQLFFRYGAMNSGKSVEILKVAHNYEEQNKSVIILTSGIDNRDGVGIVSSRIGLKREATPIFSDTNIFELVQSTNPDAACVLIDESQFLERHHVIEAAQVVDDLNIPVMAFGLKNDFKNELFEGSKYLLLFANKIEEMKTICWFCRKKAIMNLRMNDGKPVYTGEQIQIGGNEAYYPVCRKHYFNPPVTQESEKEG
- a CDS encoding HD domain-containing protein, whose amino-acid sequence is MQRQIEAIEQFVRTELAAEHSGHGFDHIQRVVNNARLIQQKELAADLTTIILAALLHDVIDEKIATDVEQARQKVKTKLTENGIQDGQQTAIFDIIDHMSFSKNLNQHQTLSLEGQIVQDADRLDAIGAIGIGRTFMYGGAHDGVAYDPEIQPRAELTKENYREPSTVINHFYEKLFKLAATMNTQAAREIAQARTDFMHQFVDQYLAEWTGQR
- a CDS encoding type 1 glutamine amidotransferase; translated protein: MTQTLRICHLYGNLMNTYGDLGNILVLDYYAKKVGIQTETEVISIGQDFDASRYDIVLFGGGQDFEQKIISEDLNDKKAALTEYIENCGVMLAICGGYQLLGHYYIGANGDKIPGIGALDHYTLSQDNNRFIGDIVIENREFNETYLGFENHNGRTFLGKDEKPLGYIKRGHGNNGDDGTEGCVYKNTFGSYFHGPILTHNGVLAKRLLSIAVSRRFPEFDLQQIADLPLEESRYQVDAAGVKRVQN
- a CDS encoding Mur ligase family protein; its protein translation is MTIKSSFAITAGRFSYWYLHTFMKGGSSLPGKIATKFDPAVLKQLTKNYDVIIITGTNGKTLTTALTVQTLKQKYDHIMTNSSGSNMMQGLTTAFLADHPQKGQRQLAVLEVDEANVEPLCHYIKPKAIVMTNIFRDQMDRFGEIYTTYNMILAGVKLVPEATLIMNADLPLFSSVELPNPKIYYGFNHLPDGEMMAPSNTDGVLCPVCDHIIHYKFISYASQGKFYCPNCGYQRPELDEAVTAINQMHPTNSHFEINNEPFEISIGGMYNIYNALAAYSVGRFFDIPVKAIQKAFTEDKRIFGRQEVIQLKDKAVTLVLVKNPVGLNQVLQMISSDPEDFSLAMLLNANYADGIDTSWIWDGEFEDLLKHNIPTVITGGERGDDIAFRLKVAGVTADQLHETKELDATMAAIEAAPTKHVYVLATYTAVLQLRKKLAAANYIKKGLSV